The nucleotide sequence TGCTGCTTTCACGATACAATTTTTTATTGAGACATCACCGGAAGCCATAATTAACTTAAGATTTTCTATTTTAGAGTTTTCAACTAAAACATCGCCACTAGCCATACTAAAATCACCATTCAGTATATTCACATTGTGAATTTCAAAATCTCCCGAAGCTCCTTTTAAAATCAATTCTTCCAACTCACTGTTATTTAAGTCGATACTCACATCCCCAGACCCGGTATCCACCCGTAAAGATTTCAAAGTTTTAGTTTGATTAGATCCTCTAATATATGCATCTCCTGATCGAGTTTTGATCGTAAAATTGTATAAGTTGGTAGAATCCAAGTCTGTTTCTATATCAGCTGAGGATAAGTCTAACGTTATATCGTTAACTTGATCTCCTATGGACAAATTAATCGGTACTTCATGGAACATTTTAGAGAAAGAAAAGAATTTTGATAAGAAGTCACCTTTTTCATAATCTATGTCGATTGATATGCTTGTACTATCTAATCCCCAGCTAGTTTCTACGTTGATTTCTTGATCTCGGTATTCGAGATATGTTGTTTCACCGTGGCAAATTTTTATTCTTCCGTGAAAGTTTCGCGCCTTTATTTTAATCACTTTTACATCATTCAAATCAATCCTTTGCATTCAAAATCACTCCTTTTTATTTTTTGTACTTTTTTAATAATTCTTTAGCTTCTTCAGGGGTAATTTCTCCTTTTTCAATTTTTTCAAGAATTTCAAGGGTTTTTTCTCTACTTTCAATGTTTTCAGACTCGTACCCCATTGCTGTGGCAACTTCTTCTAATCTTGCTTTTGCAGTAGGATAAGAGATACCAAGCTCTTTTTGTAATTCCGATAAATTTCCTCTAACCTTGA is from Petrotoga sibirica DSM 13575 and encodes:
- a CDS encoding DUF4097 family beta strand repeat-containing protein, with protein sequence MQRIDLNDVKVIKIKARNFHGRIKICHGETTYLEYRDQEINVETSWGLDSTSISIDIDYEKGDFLSKFFSFSKMFHEVPINLSIGDQVNDITLDLSSADIETDLDSTNLYNFTIKTRSGDAYIRGSNQTKTLKSLRVDTGSGDVSIDLNNSELEELILKGASGDFEIHNVNILNGDFSMASGDVLVENSKIENLKLIMASGDVSIKNCIVKAANFKSASGDISVDSLDKNFYCTVNTASGDIDLIVQGKEKIYLEAPIHRFSSSIKSNVDLVQRSDSSTLPKKRVLKINVMSGDIRIRGVAPHGEVIEEMGKEKSEDFSKGDEFLTIEEKKILSLLKEKKISRSFAIELLKELGYSEELADKFLKDRGE
- a CDS encoding DUF2089 domain-containing protein, with amino-acid sequence MPKYRLSKCPVCGGKLNIVKYRCEECGTEISGNFELEEFAQLTNQQLNFLKIFIKVRGNLSELQKELGISYPTAKARLEEVATAMGYESENIESREKTLEILEKIEKGEITPEEAKELLKKYKK